The following proteins are encoded in a genomic region of Variovorax paradoxus:
- a CDS encoding MetQ/NlpA family ABC transporter substrate-binding protein: MKTALLRRSVLALSLVALSFGGLSLAQAQDAKKNLVIGGTAGSNIDQLKAGIVPILEKKGYKVKLVEFNDYVQPNLALAQGSLDANFFQHQVYLKKFSADQKLDLAELVQGPIAPLGVYSTKRKTLAEVKEGDRFTLPNDPSNLARALVLLEQNKLITIKAGVDPIRASEKDVAENPKKLKFIPLEAAQLPRSLGDTEYAIVNGNFAISSGLKLTEAVALEKTPDHYLNVVAVKSADKNSAWAKDIVEAYHSKEFKTVVDTKFQGYAKPSFLQ; this comes from the coding sequence ATGAAAACCGCACTGCTGCGCCGCTCCGTCCTTGCCCTGTCCCTGGTTGCCCTGTCGTTCGGCGGCCTCTCGCTGGCGCAGGCGCAAGACGCCAAGAAGAACCTCGTGATCGGCGGCACCGCCGGCTCCAACATCGACCAGCTCAAGGCCGGCATCGTGCCCATCCTCGAGAAGAAGGGCTACAAGGTGAAGCTGGTCGAGTTCAACGACTACGTGCAGCCGAACCTCGCGCTGGCCCAAGGCTCGCTCGACGCCAATTTCTTCCAGCACCAGGTCTACCTGAAGAAGTTCTCGGCCGACCAGAAGCTCGACCTCGCCGAACTGGTGCAGGGCCCGATCGCGCCGCTGGGCGTGTACTCGACCAAGCGCAAGACGCTGGCCGAGGTGAAAGAGGGCGACCGTTTCACGCTGCCGAACGACCCGAGCAACCTGGCGCGCGCGCTGGTGCTGCTGGAGCAGAACAAGCTCATCACCATCAAGGCCGGTGTCGACCCCATCCGCGCGTCTGAAAAGGACGTGGCCGAGAACCCGAAGAAGCTCAAGTTCATTCCGCTCGAGGCCGCGCAGCTGCCCCGCTCGCTGGGCGACACCGAGTACGCCATCGTCAACGGCAACTTCGCGATTTCGTCGGGCCTGAAGCTCACCGAGGCCGTGGCCCTGGAAAAGACGCCGGATCACTACCTGAACGTGGTCGCCGTGAAGAGCGCGGACAAGAACTCGGCCTGGGCCAAGGACATCGTCGAGGCCTACCACTCGAAGGAATTCAAGACGGTGGTGGACACCAAGTTCCAGGGCTACGCCAAGCCGAGCTTCCTGCAGTAG
- a CDS encoding SIMPL domain-containing protein, whose protein sequence is MFSRHSLAIGLGALALLGAATTASAQRLPETGPAPGQISVTGSAAVRVAPDEVFLTIGVESRDKNLQASTRDNSDRIAKALAVIKRHGVPDKSVQLNYIQVEPDFDTSVSRTTPVAYRVRKSIGIKITRLDSFEPLLTDLFAVGVNQVENIEFRNSDMRMHRDKARELAVVAAREKADALTSQLGVKRGKAMRISENTGWNWGGWSGRYRGDQGQMQQNVMQSAPNSGGQGDGADGDLSVGQISVTATISVDFQLE, encoded by the coding sequence ATGTTTTCGAGACACAGCCTCGCCATTGGCCTGGGCGCACTGGCGCTGCTTGGCGCCGCCACCACGGCCTCGGCCCAGCGGCTCCCCGAAACCGGCCCGGCGCCGGGCCAGATCAGCGTGACCGGCTCCGCCGCCGTGCGCGTGGCACCCGACGAGGTGTTCTTGACCATCGGCGTCGAGAGCCGCGACAAGAACCTGCAGGCCAGCACGCGCGACAACAGCGACCGCATCGCCAAGGCCCTGGCGGTGATCAAGCGCCACGGCGTGCCCGACAAGAGCGTGCAGCTCAACTACATTCAGGTCGAGCCCGACTTCGACACCAGTGTCAGCCGCACTACCCCGGTGGCCTACCGCGTCCGCAAGAGCATCGGCATCAAGATCACCAGGCTCGACAGCTTCGAGCCCCTGTTGACCGACCTGTTCGCCGTGGGCGTCAACCAGGTCGAGAACATCGAATTCCGCAATTCCGACATGCGCATGCACCGCGACAAGGCCCGGGAGCTGGCCGTGGTGGCCGCGCGCGAAAAGGCCGATGCGCTCACCTCGCAACTGGGCGTCAAGCGCGGCAAGGCCATGCGCATCAGCGAGAACACGGGCTGGAACTGGGGCGGCTGGAGCGGCCGCTACCGGGGAGACCAGGGCCAGATGCAGCAGAACGTGATGCAGTCCGCCCCCAATTCCGGCGGCCAGGGCGACGGCGCCGACGGCGACCTTTCGGTCGGCCAGATCAGCGTGACGGCCACGATCAGCGTCGACTTCCAGCTCGAATAG
- a CDS encoding aspartate/glutamate racemase family protein: MTQHIGIVGCSAEGAALCYQTICVEGAQLLGPHAHPEVSMHTPSLADYMQHIYRGDWRGVGEVMLASANKLAKIGASFLVCPDNTIHQALPFIEARSPLPWLHIAECVADEAARRGFKRLAITGTRWLVESEVYPEKLSAKGLGYVRPAADEREEINRIIMDELVCGIFTPAAVTAFRRVIQRMKDEDGCDAVVLGCTEIPLIMNDVNSPLPTLDSTRLLARAALRRTVQGRNAG, from the coding sequence ATGACCCAGCACATCGGAATCGTCGGATGCTCCGCTGAAGGCGCGGCGCTCTGCTACCAGACCATCTGCGTGGAAGGGGCCCAGCTGCTAGGCCCGCATGCGCATCCTGAAGTCTCGATGCACACGCCGTCGCTCGCGGACTACATGCAGCACATCTACCGCGGCGACTGGCGCGGCGTGGGCGAGGTCATGCTGGCTTCGGCCAACAAGCTCGCGAAGATCGGTGCCAGCTTTCTGGTCTGCCCGGACAACACCATTCACCAGGCGCTGCCTTTCATCGAGGCGCGTTCGCCGTTGCCCTGGCTGCACATTGCCGAATGCGTGGCCGACGAGGCCGCGCGGCGCGGGTTCAAGCGCCTGGCCATCACCGGCACGCGCTGGCTGGTCGAGAGCGAGGTTTATCCCGAGAAGCTGTCTGCCAAGGGGCTCGGATACGTCCGGCCTGCCGCGGACGAGCGCGAAGAGATCAACCGCATCATCATGGACGAGCTGGTCTGCGGCATTTTCACGCCCGCCGCGGTCACGGCGTTCCGGCGCGTCATCCAGCGTATGAAAGACGAAGACGGCTGCGATGCGGTGGTGCTCGGCTGCACCGAGATTCCGCTGATCATGAACGACGTGAACTCGCCGCTGCCGACGCTCGATTCCACGCGGCTGCTGGCGCGCGCGGCGTTGCGGCGCACCGTGCAGGGCCGCAACGCCGGCTGA
- the prfB gene encoding peptide chain release factor 2 (programmed frameshift), producing the protein MDAEQINQIGAMLADLSVRTVDLRRYLDYDAKAERLRTVNASLEDPNVWNDPKKAQELGREKKSLDDVVVTLDRLTNGLSDNTELFEMSKADGDMDGLQSIADDAATLEADIKQLEFRRMFNNPADPLNAFVDIQAGAGGTEACDWASMLLRQYLKYAERKGFKTQIEDETPGDTAGIKGATIKVEGDYAFGLLRTETGVHRLVRKSPFDSSGGRHTSFASIFVYPEIDDSIEIDINPSDVRTDTFRASGAGGQHINKTDSAVRLTHIPTGIVVQCQDGRSQHSNRDVAWKRLRSRLYDFEMRKRQEEQQKLEDSKTDVGWGHQIRSYVLDNSRIKDLRTNVEVSATQKVLDGDLDVFIEASLKQGV; encoded by the exons ATGGACGCAGAACAAATCAACCAAATCGGCGCAATGCTCGCGGACCTGAGCGTTCGCACGGTCGATTTACGGAGGTATCTT GACTACGATGCCAAAGCTGAACGACTGAGGACAGTCAACGCATCGCTCGAAGACCCGAACGTCTGGAACGACCCCAAGAAGGCCCAGGAACTCGGCCGCGAGAAAAAGTCGCTCGACGACGTGGTCGTAACGCTCGACCGGCTCACCAACGGGCTGTCGGACAACACCGAACTCTTCGAAATGTCGAAGGCCGACGGTGACATGGACGGCTTGCAGTCCATTGCCGATGACGCCGCCACGCTCGAAGCCGACATCAAGCAGCTCGAATTCCGCCGGATGTTCAACAACCCGGCCGACCCGCTCAACGCCTTTGTCGACATCCAGGCCGGCGCCGGCGGCACCGAGGCCTGCGACTGGGCCAGCATGCTGCTGCGCCAGTACCTGAAGTACGCCGAGCGCAAGGGCTTCAAGACGCAGATCGAAGACGAAACCCCGGGCGACACCGCCGGCATCAAGGGCGCGACCATCAAGGTCGAAGGCGACTACGCCTTTGGCTTGCTGCGCACCGAAACCGGCGTGCACCGCCTGGTGCGGAAGTCGCCGTTCGACTCGTCGGGCGGGCGCCACACCAGCTTTGCCTCGATCTTCGTGTACCCGGAAATCGACGATTCGATCGAGATCGACATCAACCCTTCGGACGTGCGCACCGACACCTTCCGTGCCAGCGGCGCGGGCGGCCAGCACATCAACAAGACCGACTCGGCCGTGCGGCTGACGCACATTCCGACCGGTATCGTGGTGCAGTGCCAGGACGGCCGCAGCCAGCACAGCAACCGCGACGTGGCGTGGAAGCGCCTGCGCTCGCGCCTGTACGACTTCGAGATGCGCAAGCGCCAGGAAGAGCAGCAAAAGCTCGAAGACAGCAAGACCGACGTGGGCTGGGGCCACCAGATTCGCAGCTACGTGCTGGACAACAGCCGCATCAAGGACCTGCGCACCAACGTGGAAGTTTCGGCCACGCAGAAGGTGCTCGACGGCGACCTCGACGTGTTCATCGAAGCCTCTTTGAAGCAAGGCGTTTAA
- a CDS encoding MetQ/NlpA family ABC transporter substrate-binding protein gives MRSFLRAPSWLRRLAPLFGGLALSLLLQAGARADDLRIGFMPGPYRDAFTHGIEPQLKKLGYTVKYVEFSQGVQPNDAVERGQIDANIFQHSLYLNATNKQQGFDLVPVVHVPTPPMGLYSQRHKSLDTVPDGATVTLPADPVNAARALNILAAIGWVTVKPGVSPLSVSERDLASNPKRLKLVPLDAAQAPRSLADADLAAVQGNFAVASGLKLTEALKLENMTLPYVNVVAVKRSNENAKFAKDIAAAYQSAEFQRFFRANPVWAGYRLPDYFSP, from the coding sequence ATGCGTTCTTTCTTGCGCGCGCCCTCGTGGCTGCGCCGTCTTGCCCCGCTCTTCGGCGGCCTTGCACTGAGCCTGCTTCTCCAGGCTGGCGCCCGTGCCGACGATCTGCGCATCGGCTTCATGCCCGGGCCTTACCGCGATGCCTTCACCCACGGCATCGAGCCCCAGCTCAAGAAGCTGGGCTACACCGTCAAGTACGTCGAGTTCAGCCAGGGCGTGCAGCCCAACGATGCGGTCGAGCGCGGGCAGATCGACGCCAACATCTTCCAGCACTCGCTGTACCTCAATGCCACCAACAAGCAGCAGGGCTTCGACCTCGTGCCCGTGGTGCACGTGCCCACGCCGCCGATGGGGCTGTACTCGCAGCGGCACAAGTCGCTCGACACGGTGCCCGACGGCGCTACCGTCACGCTGCCCGCCGATCCGGTGAACGCGGCGCGGGCACTCAACATCCTCGCGGCCATCGGCTGGGTGACCGTCAAGCCCGGCGTGAGCCCGCTGAGCGTCTCGGAGCGCGACCTTGCGAGCAACCCCAAGCGCCTGAAGCTGGTGCCGCTGGACGCCGCGCAGGCTCCGCGCTCGCTGGCCGATGCCGACCTCGCAGCCGTGCAGGGCAACTTCGCCGTGGCCTCGGGCCTGAAGCTCACCGAGGCGCTCAAGCTCGAGAACATGACGCTGCCCTACGTGAACGTGGTGGCCGTCAAGCGCAGCAACGAGAACGCGAAGTTCGCGAAAGACATTGCGGCGGCCTACCAGTCCGCCGAGTTCCAACGCTTCTTCAGGGCCAACCCGGTATGGGCGGGCTACCGGCTGCCGGACTACTTCAGCCCATGA
- a CDS encoding aminoacyl-tRNA deacylase, translating into MSKKAHVSETPATQLLRENKVAFTEHPYEYLEHGGAQHSAEVLGFDPFTVVKTLVMQDQDAKPLIVLMHGNRTVSTKNLARQIGAKSVEPCKPEVAQRHSGYMVGGTSPFGARRQMPVYIESTILELPKIAINGGRRGYLVGIDPRVCVALLGAKPVQCALAE; encoded by the coding sequence GTGAGCAAGAAGGCGCATGTTTCCGAGACGCCCGCCACGCAGCTGCTGCGCGAGAACAAGGTCGCCTTCACCGAGCACCCGTACGAGTACCTGGAGCACGGCGGCGCGCAGCACAGCGCCGAAGTGCTGGGCTTCGACCCCTTCACCGTCGTGAAGACACTGGTGATGCAGGACCAGGACGCCAAGCCGCTCATCGTGCTGATGCATGGCAACCGCACGGTGTCGACCAAGAACCTGGCGCGGCAGATCGGCGCCAAGTCGGTGGAGCCCTGCAAGCCGGAGGTCGCGCAGCGCCACAGCGGCTACATGGTGGGCGGCACCTCACCCTTCGGTGCGCGGCGCCAGATGCCGGTCTATATCGAGTCGACCATCCTCGAGCTGCCGAAGATCGCAATCAATGGCGGGCGGCGCGGCTACCTGGTGGGCATCGACCCGCGGGTGTGCGTGGCGTTGCTGGGCGCCAAGCCCGTGCAGTGCGCGCTGGCAGAATAG
- a CDS encoding methionine ABC transporter permease, with product MFENIAPILPELWTATGQTFMMLAIGLSAAVLIGGPLGILLFLLGPGQSLENKPAFLVLNWIVNTVRSFPFIILLVALVPFTRVIAGTSIGPLAAAVPLSFAAIPYFARLVDQCLREVPRGVIEAAHAMGASELQIVWRVLVVEARSGLVLALTVLAVSFLSYSAIAGVVGGGGIGDLAIRYGYYRFQTDVMVLTVALLVVLVQILQFVGNTTARRLDKR from the coding sequence ATGTTTGAGAACATCGCGCCCATCCTCCCCGAGCTGTGGACCGCCACGGGCCAGACTTTCATGATGCTGGCCATCGGCCTCTCGGCGGCGGTGCTCATCGGCGGTCCGCTGGGCATTTTGCTGTTCCTGCTGGGCCCGGGCCAGTCGCTCGAGAACAAGCCGGCGTTCCTGGTGCTGAACTGGATCGTCAACACCGTGCGCTCGTTCCCTTTCATCATCCTGCTGGTGGCGCTGGTGCCGTTCACGCGGGTGATCGCGGGCACCTCCATCGGGCCGTTGGCGGCCGCGGTGCCGCTGTCGTTCGCGGCCATTCCTTACTTTGCACGGCTGGTCGACCAGTGCCTGCGCGAAGTGCCGCGCGGCGTGATCGAGGCGGCGCACGCCATGGGTGCTTCGGAACTGCAGATCGTCTGGCGCGTGCTGGTGGTCGAGGCGCGCTCCGGTTTGGTGCTCGCGCTCACGGTGCTGGCGGTGAGCTTTCTCTCCTACTCGGCGATTGCCGGCGTGGTGGGCGGCGGCGGCATCGGCGACCTGGCCATCCGCTACGGCTACTACCGCTTCCAGACCGACGTGATGGTGCTCACCGTGGCGCTGCTCGTGGTGCTGGTACAGATCCTGCAGTTCGTGGGCAACACCACGGCGCGCAGGCTGGACAAGCGTTGA
- a CDS encoding methionine ABC transporter ATP-binding protein → MTNHSPDAGRGNAEPVIRLQSVQKSFALPSGEVFDAVQSLSLDIHQGDVFGLIGKSGAGKSTLLRLINLLERPDAGKVFVGGRDLTTLSRRELRDTRQNIGMIFQQFNLLQNATVFDNVAFPLKIHGRHSKAEIDARVRECLELVGLAEKIDTYPAQLSGGQKQRVAIARALAPRPQVLLCDEPTSALDTETTRALLETLRDINQKIGVTIVIVTHELSVVEVLCRNVAILEKGRLVEQFAVDAPSVERKTALGREIDELVRRREREAREPVEPRPSSAQRNAREVAYV, encoded by the coding sequence ATGACCAACCATTCGCCCGATGCGGGCCGCGGCAACGCGGAACCCGTCATCCGTCTTCAATCGGTGCAGAAGTCCTTTGCCTTGCCCAGCGGCGAGGTGTTCGACGCCGTGCAATCGCTCTCGCTCGACATCCATCAGGGCGACGTGTTCGGCCTGATCGGCAAGAGCGGCGCGGGCAAGTCGACGCTGCTGCGCCTCATCAACCTGCTGGAGCGGCCCGATGCGGGCAAGGTCTTTGTCGGCGGGCGCGACCTCACCACGCTTTCGCGCCGCGAGCTGCGCGACACGCGCCAGAACATCGGCATGATCTTCCAGCAGTTCAACCTGCTGCAGAACGCCACGGTGTTCGACAACGTGGCCTTTCCGCTGAAGATCCACGGCCGCCACTCCAAGGCCGAGATCGATGCGCGCGTGCGCGAATGCCTGGAGCTCGTGGGCTTGGCCGAAAAGATCGACACCTACCCGGCCCAGCTTTCGGGCGGCCAGAAGCAGCGCGTGGCCATTGCGCGCGCGTTGGCGCCGCGCCCGCAGGTGCTGCTGTGCGACGAGCCCACCTCGGCGCTGGACACCGAAACCACGCGCGCGCTGCTCGAAACGCTGCGCGACATCAACCAGAAAATTGGCGTGACCATCGTCATCGTGACGCACGAGCTCTCGGTGGTCGAGGTGCTGTGCCGCAACGTGGCCATCCTCGAGAAGGGGCGGCTGGTGGAGCAGTTCGCGGTCGATGCGCCGAGCGTCGAGCGCAAGACCGCACTGGGCCGCGAGATCGACGAGCTGGTGCGCCGCCGCGAGCGCGAGGCGCGCGAACCGGTCGAGCCGCGCCCTTCGTCGGCGCAGCGCAACGCGCGGGAGGTGGCCTATGTTTGA
- a CDS encoding LLM class flavin-dependent oxidoreductase encodes MSNNSTVPRRQLHLNVNILHSGFVPSAWRLPESDPRAFADIPHYIRTAQIAEAAKLDAIFLADNAAVVDQIHFRPITALEPTILLACVAAATTHIGLIATASTSYNEPYNIARRFATLDHVSGGRAGWNMVTTADLPSARNFGLDATPDHSKRYARASEFADIVKALWDSWEDDAFVGNKATGSFIDPAKVHAIAHRGEHFAVQGPLNLPRPPQGHPVLVQAGASADGRELASRHAEAVFSASQSFEESLAYARALKTRAAELGRGPDAVKVLAGLTTIVGGTEAEARRRRDELVDLIPWDYSLTRLAGTLGIAPERLKLDERLPENLPLPGNGNGNHTFFNAVVAAGRTHGYTVRQLIRELAGGGGHRVIVGTPEQIADDIEHWFKGGAADGFNLMPDALPHGLQDFVDGVVPILQKRGIFRTEYEGRTLRDHLGLARPGGRVAQRLAA; translated from the coding sequence ATGAGCAACAACAGCACCGTACCCCGCAGGCAACTGCACCTCAACGTCAACATCCTGCACTCGGGCTTCGTGCCCTCGGCCTGGCGCCTGCCGGAGAGCGACCCACGGGCCTTTGCCGACATCCCGCACTACATCCGCACCGCGCAGATCGCCGAGGCCGCGAAGCTCGATGCGATCTTTCTCGCGGACAACGCGGCCGTCGTCGACCAGATCCATTTCCGCCCGATCACCGCGCTGGAGCCCACCATCCTCTTGGCCTGCGTGGCCGCGGCCACCACGCACATCGGCCTGATCGCCACCGCCTCCACCAGCTACAACGAGCCCTACAACATCGCGCGCCGCTTCGCCACGCTCGACCACGTGAGCGGCGGCCGCGCGGGCTGGAACATGGTGACCACGGCCGACCTGCCTTCGGCGCGCAACTTCGGCCTCGACGCGACGCCCGACCATTCGAAGCGCTACGCGCGTGCCTCGGAGTTCGCCGACATCGTGAAGGCGCTGTGGGACAGCTGGGAAGACGATGCCTTCGTCGGCAACAAGGCCACCGGCAGCTTCATCGACCCGGCCAAGGTGCATGCGATTGCGCACCGCGGCGAGCACTTCGCGGTGCAGGGTCCGCTGAACCTCCCGCGCCCGCCGCAGGGGCACCCGGTGCTGGTGCAGGCCGGTGCTTCGGCCGACGGACGCGAACTCGCGTCACGCCATGCCGAAGCGGTGTTCTCCGCCTCGCAGTCGTTCGAGGAATCACTGGCCTATGCACGTGCCCTCAAGACCCGCGCGGCCGAACTGGGCCGCGGCCCCGACGCCGTGAAGGTGCTCGCAGGCCTCACCACCATCGTCGGCGGCACCGAAGCCGAGGCGCGGCGACGGCGCGATGAACTCGTCGACCTGATCCCGTGGGACTACAGCCTCACGCGCCTGGCCGGCACGCTGGGCATCGCGCCCGAGCGCCTGAAGCTCGACGAGCGCCTGCCCGAGAACCTGCCGCTTCCCGGCAATGGCAACGGCAACCACACCTTCTTCAACGCGGTGGTGGCGGCGGGCCGCACGCACGGCTACACGGTGCGGCAGCTGATCCGCGAACTCGCCGGCGGCGGCGGTCACCGCGTGATCGTGGGCACGCCCGAGCAGATTGCAGACGACATCGAGCATTGGTTCAAGGGTGGCGCGGCGGACGGCTTCAACCTGATGCCCGATGCGCTGCCGCATGGGCTGCAGGATTTCGTGGATGGCGTGGTGCCGATATTGCAGAAGCGCGGCATCTTCCGCACGGAGTACGAGGGGCGCACGCTGCGCGATCACCTTGGGTTGGCGCGGCCCGGTGGGCGGGTGGCGCAGCGGCTGGCGGCTTGA
- a CDS encoding MetQ/NlpA family ABC transporter substrate-binding protein, with protein MHTTFRRRTLALATLATLATALFSGSAAFAQDSNNKNTLKVGVSVGSAEQVFEVVKKVAAKDGLTIQVVVFNDYQLPNAALASGDLDANAFQHQPFLDNQNKARGFDIVPVGLTITAPLGFYSRKIKSIDQLPDGAAVGIQNDPSNGNRALLLLQSAGLITLKPEAVKNNTATPLDVVSNPKKLKLVALDAAQLPRSLDDLTIAAINNDYAGKAGLTLEKDAVIKEAAKSPYANIIAVRRADKDKPWAKRLVAAYQSPEVKSFIETQFKGSLVPAF; from the coding sequence ATGCACACCACTTTCCGCCGCCGCACCCTCGCCCTTGCAACGCTCGCCACGCTGGCCACGGCGCTCTTCTCCGGCAGCGCCGCCTTCGCGCAGGACAGCAACAACAAGAACACCCTCAAGGTCGGCGTCTCCGTCGGCAGCGCCGAGCAGGTGTTCGAAGTGGTCAAGAAGGTCGCCGCCAAGGACGGCCTGACCATCCAGGTCGTGGTGTTCAACGACTACCAGCTGCCCAATGCGGCGCTGGCCTCGGGCGACCTCGACGCCAACGCCTTCCAGCACCAGCCCTTCCTGGACAACCAGAACAAGGCACGCGGCTTCGACATCGTGCCGGTGGGCCTCACCATCACCGCGCCGCTGGGCTTCTACTCGCGCAAGATCAAGTCGATCGACCAACTGCCGGACGGCGCGGCGGTCGGTATTCAAAACGATCCGTCGAACGGCAACCGCGCGCTGCTGCTGTTGCAGTCGGCCGGCCTCATCACGCTGAAGCCCGAGGCGGTGAAGAACAACACGGCCACGCCGCTCGACGTGGTGAGCAACCCCAAGAAGCTGAAGCTGGTGGCGCTCGACGCGGCCCAACTGCCGCGCTCGCTCGACGACCTGACCATTGCCGCCATCAACAACGACTACGCCGGGAAAGCCGGCCTCACGCTCGAGAAAGACGCCGTGATCAAGGAGGCCGCAAAAAGCCCCTACGCCAACATCATTGCCGTGCGCCGCGCCGACAAGGACAAGCCCTGGGCCAAGCGCCTCGTGGCGGCGTACCAGTCGCCCGAGGTGAAGAGCTTCATCGAAACGCAGTTCAAGGGCTCGCTGGTGCCGGCGTTCTGA
- a CDS encoding alpha/beta fold hydrolase: protein MYQALRPSRTEFVPVRNLRYHVRVWGEPSASRPPLVLLHGWMDVGASWQFVVDALAEERFIIAPDWRGFGLTDGGDVDNYWLPDYLADLEWLLDHYAGEGDAARPVDLVGHSMGGNVAMHYAGARPERIRRLVNLEGFGMPARKPEEAPTRYGQWIDELKRLHRGEMALAGYSSVDGVARRLMKTNPRLTPDKAEWLAGHWSSPQAQPDGSERWQILGDAAHKIINANIFRVDETLALYARISAPTLMVEAADDSLHGWWKNRYTLDEFHERLKSVPSVRIEQVADAGHMLHHDQPQRVAGLIEQFLAG from the coding sequence ATGTACCAAGCCCTCCGTCCCTCGCGCACCGAGTTCGTGCCCGTGCGCAACCTTCGCTACCACGTGCGCGTGTGGGGCGAGCCCTCCGCGTCGCGGCCGCCACTGGTGCTGCTGCACGGCTGGATGGACGTGGGAGCCTCCTGGCAGTTCGTGGTCGACGCGCTGGCCGAAGAGCGCTTCATCATTGCGCCCGACTGGCGTGGCTTCGGGCTGACCGACGGCGGCGATGTCGACAACTACTGGCTGCCCGACTACCTGGCCGACCTGGAATGGCTGCTCGACCATTACGCGGGCGAAGGCGATGCGGCGCGGCCGGTCGACCTGGTCGGCCATAGCATGGGCGGCAATGTCGCCATGCACTATGCGGGGGCAAGGCCCGAGCGCATTCGCCGCCTCGTCAACCTCGAAGGTTTCGGCATGCCCGCGCGCAAGCCCGAGGAAGCGCCCACGCGCTACGGGCAATGGATCGACGAACTCAAGCGCCTGCACCGCGGCGAAATGGCGCTTGCCGGCTACTCGTCGGTCGACGGCGTGGCACGCCGGCTCATGAAGACCAACCCACGCCTCACGCCCGACAAGGCCGAGTGGCTGGCCGGCCATTGGTCGAGCCCGCAGGCGCAGCCCGACGGCAGCGAACGCTGGCAGATTCTTGGCGACGCCGCGCACAAGATCATCAACGCCAACATCTTCCGGGTCGATGAAACGCTCGCCCTGTATGCGCGGATTTCGGCGCCCACGCTGATGGTCGAGGCGGCGGACGACAGCCTGCACGGCTGGTGGAAGAACCGCTACACGCTCGACGAATTCCACGAGCGCCTGAAGTCCGTGCCCTCGGTGCGCATCGAGCAAGTGGCCGACGCGGGCCACATGCTGCACCACGACCAGCCGCAGCGCGTGGCCGGGCTGATCGAGCAGTTCCTGGCCGGGTGA
- a CDS encoding aldo/keto reductase: MKKIQLGQSSLHVTPICLGTMTFGEQVDEPTSHAILSRSLERGVDFIDTAEMYSVPTRKETYSVTETIIGNWFAANPGAREKITLATKVAGPVRGTPWVREGTGMTAADIVASCNASLKRLKTDVIDLYQIHWPERHVPAFGALYYDPEKETSQTPIHEQLEALGGLVKAGKVREIGLSNETPYGVHEFVRLAEQHGLPRVASVQNVYNLVSRGLENGLDETMHRLGVSLLAYSPLAFGLLTGKYDQGGIEGPDAPKGARISSYESVRKQRWGRPDALKAARRYNQLARDNGLSPVQLALAFCYTKWQVASTIIGVTTVAQLDEDIDVWGTTLSPEILSEIDKIRWEIRDPAT; encoded by the coding sequence ATGAAAAAAATCCAACTCGGTCAGAGCAGCCTGCACGTCACCCCGATCTGCCTGGGCACCATGACATTCGGCGAACAGGTCGATGAGCCCACCTCGCACGCCATCTTGAGCCGCTCGCTCGAGCGCGGCGTCGATTTCATCGACACGGCCGAGATGTACTCGGTGCCCACGCGCAAGGAAACCTACAGCGTCACCGAAACCATCATCGGCAACTGGTTTGCGGCCAACCCCGGCGCGCGCGAGAAGATCACACTCGCCACCAAGGTGGCCGGCCCGGTGCGCGGCACGCCCTGGGTGCGCGAGGGCACGGGCATGACGGCGGCCGACATCGTGGCCTCGTGCAATGCCAGCCTGAAGCGGCTGAAGACCGATGTCATCGACCTGTACCAGATCCACTGGCCCGAGCGCCACGTGCCGGCCTTCGGCGCCCTCTACTACGACCCGGAAAAGGAAACCTCGCAGACGCCGATTCACGAGCAGCTCGAAGCGCTGGGCGGGCTGGTCAAGGCCGGCAAGGTGCGGGAAATCGGGCTTTCGAACGAAACCCCGTACGGCGTGCACGAGTTCGTGCGGCTGGCCGAGCAGCACGGCCTGCCGCGCGTGGCCTCGGTGCAGAACGTCTACAACCTGGTGAGCCGCGGGCTCGAGAACGGGCTCGACGAGACGATGCACCGCCTGGGCGTGTCGCTGCTGGCGTATTCGCCGCTGGCCTTCGGCCTGTTGACCGGCAAGTACGACCAGGGCGGCATCGAGGGCCCGGACGCACCGAAAGGCGCGCGCATCTCGAGCTACGAATCGGTGCGCAAGCAGCGCTGGGGCCGGCCCGACGCGCTCAAGGCGGCGCGCCGCTACAACCAGCTGGCGCGAGACAACGGCCTTTCGCCCGTTCAACTCGCGTTGGCCTTCTGCTACACCAAGTGGCAGGTGGCGAGCACCATCATCGGCGTGACCACGGTGGCGCAGCTCGACGAAGACATCGACGTGTGGGGCACCACGCTCTCGCCCGAGATCCTCTCCGAGATCGACAAGATCCGATGGGAGATCCGGGACCCGGCAACGTGA